The proteins below come from a single Chrysoperla carnea chromosome 1, inChrCarn1.1, whole genome shotgun sequence genomic window:
- the LOC123299401 gene encoding A disintegrin and metalloproteinase with thrombospondin motifs 3-like encodes MQLNERGEIVENQENVTVRNEQELLAVRKPVYTKKNVDMEWRREYMKNEDIGYFYDSAWDVNLLSEQNNRNETINKEKQENKIRKNNLLEKHVQEDDDDEIFNEDNVDEPEEISLQIEKRWLEIAVIVDYSVIEFHQSLEQVRHYIIALMNIVSSIYRDTTLGISETLQLVLTKLIFIHGKNGTEVRVGNAKKSLENVNRWNHRYLQQLAPIEKNNNTIGHDIAVWLTRLDIGGPSGYAPVSGTCDPKRSCSLNRDEGLTSAFIIAHEMAHILGLSHDGDVLSGNDCDTEISNIMAPMVTATFHEFTWSKCSRDEFHRKALKWPCLKNIPRLKNVTYLNSEIETLQKFTMDEQCRMEFGDGYMFCRGFDIVEPCSHLWCGHIESPLVCKTKRGPPIEGTECGFNKWCVSGYCESISMTQYNNEIRKRSEIILHKPIHGGWTKWSKWTPCIAKPCAGRRILSYRMRSCTNPIPAFGGENCLGKSEQYRICPNSKSKCNTIEQDYRQVECSRLNQLIHFNDGRENFTWLPYESDQFNLKCQLTCIAEETREIYLTGENVQDGVTCSYDNPYSICIQGECHQIGCDNKINSSKIDDQCGDCDGDNSNCFNTTFTLHSKILKEGPTRLTILPKYSRHISLILKVPDFVNKTNFLTFKDRTKRHLNISLLAANVYIFGGTKFFLILPYPQNGMFVLRTKGPILQDVIVNINIANLQPIYFNSNISTKITYIQNKNQLENSNRYQWIEGGWGPCSQNCVNHKHHLARLKEQHFNSTASPSYLQHLGGRRKRTLACRDTQTKRIVQRRYCSLLTKPPIKYQACNKFSCSFKWIPDKWEYCCQTCGSHGIQYRQLYCVHQMVVKKIKALLYDTNNDNNNNTRNQRKLIERYMVTPDHCNLSERPQQYQSCNRIPCPVYWKYGNWSQCSTTCGEGFMTREFYCPVLVGEPLFTCGSFPIQQRRTCTIASKHNPICRKSLMKKRKNCHGDMSKYCQLSELLSHYCVIPSFHNACCQSCTSKNDLPE; translated from the exons ATGCAATTGAATGAACGAGGTGAGATTGTagaaaatcaagaaaatgtTACAGTAAGGAATGAACAAGAATTGTTAGCAGTACGAAAACCTGTGTACACAAAGAAAAATGTAGATATGGAATGGCGTCGTGAATACATGAAAAATGAAGATAttggatatttttatgattCGGCATGGGATGTCAATTTATTAA GTGAACAGAATAACAGAAACGaaacaataaacaaagaaaaacaagagaacaaaataagaaaaaataatttattagagaAACATGTACAAGAAGACGATGACGATGAAATATTCAATGAAGATAATGTTGATGAACCAGAAGAAATATcattacaaattgaaaaacgTTGGCTTGAAATTGCTGTTATAGTTGATTATTCTGTTATTGAATTTCATCAAAGTTTGGAACAAGTTCGACATTATATAATTGCATTGATGAAcatt GTAAGCTCAATATATCGTGATACAACATTGGGTATATCTGAAACGTTGCAGCTcgtattaacaaaattaattttcatccaTGGTAAAAATGGTACCGAGGTACGTGTTGGTAATGCAAAAAAATCTTTAGAAAATGTAAATCGTTGGAATCACAGATATTTACAACAATTAGCCCCAATCGAAAAGAATAACAACACAATTGGGCATGATATCGCTGTATGGTTAACACGTTTAGATATAGGTGGCCCATCAGGCTATGCACCTGTTTCTGGTACGTGTGATCCAAAACGTAGCTGTTCTTTAAATCGTGATGAAGGTCTTACAAGCGCTTTTATCATAGCTCATGAAATGGCTCATAT TTTAGGTTTATCGCATGATGGTGATGTATTATCTGGAAACGATTGTGATAcagaaatttcaaatattatggcACCAATGGTTACGGCAACGTTTCATGAATTTACATGGTCAAAATGTTCCCGAGACGAATTCCATCGTAAGGCGTT GAAATGGCcgtgtttgaaaaatattccacGATTGAAAAACGTTACAtatttaaattctgaaattgaaacattacaaaaatttacaatggACGAACAATGTCGTATGGAATTTGGTGATGGATACATGTTCTGTCGTGGTTTTGATATAGTGGAACCATGCTCACATTTATGGTGTGGCCATATAGAATCACCACTAGTGTGTAAAACCAAACGTGGGCCACCAATTGAAGGCACCGAATGTGGATTTAATAAATGGTGTGTTAGTGGATATTGTGAAAGTATTTCGATGACACAATATAATAATGAGATTAGAAAACgaagtgaaattattttacataaaccaATTCATGGAGGTTGGACGAAATGGTCTAAGTGGACACCATGCATAGCGAAACCATGTGCTGGCCGACGAATTTTATCATACCGTATGCGTTCTTGTACAAATCCTAT ACCAGCATTTGGTGGCGAAAATTGTCTTGGTAAATCAGAACAGTATAGAATTTGTCCGAATTCAAAATCAAAGTGCAATACAATCGAACAAGATTATCGTCAAGTAGAATGTTCCAGATTAAATCAATTGATTCATTTTAACGATGGACGTGAAAATTTCACATGGTTACCATACGAATCTgatcagtttaatttaaaatgtcaacTAACATGTATTGCTGAAGAAActagagaaatatatttaactgGTGAAAATGTACAAGATGGAGTTACTTGTTCGTATGATAATCCATATAGCATTTGTATTCAG GGTGAATGCCATCAAATTGGATGTGACAACAAGATTAATTCTAGTAAAATTGATGACCAATGCGGAGATTGTGATGGGGACAATTCAAATTGCTTCAATACGACATTTACTCtgcattcaaaaatattaaaagagg gtccAACGCGGTTAACAATACTACCAAAATATTCTCGACATATCTCTTTAATACTAAAAGTACctgattttgtaaataaaacaaatttcttaacATTTAAGGATCGTACAAAGCGacatttaaatattagtttactCGCagcaaatgtttatatttttggtggtacaaaattttttttaattcttccatATCCACAAAATGGCATGTTTGTGTTAAGAACAAAAGGACCAATATTACAAGATGTAATCGTAAAT ATCAATATTGCCAATTTACAACCCATCTAttttaactcaaatatttcaacaaaaatcacatatattcaaaataaaaatcaattggaAAACTCCAATCGTTATCAGTGGATTGAAGGTGGCTGGGGTCCATGTTCACAAAATTGTGTAAATCATAAGCATCATTTGGCACGATTAAAAGAACAACACTTTAATTCAACAGCATCGCCAAGCTATCTTCAACATCTAGGTGGACGTCGTAAACGAACACTTGCATGTCGAGACACCCAAACAAAACGTATTGTACAAAGACGATACTGTTCACTATTAACAAAACCACCAATTAAATATCAAGCATGTAATAAATTTAG CTGTTCGTTTAAATGGATACCGGATAAATGGGAATATTGTTGCCAAACATGTGGCTCACACGGTATACAATATCGACAATTATATTGTGTACATCAAATGGTTGTTAAGAAAATAAAGGCGTTACTTTATGAtactaataatgataataataataatacacgtaatcaaagaaaattaatagAACGATACATGGTAACACCTGATCATTGTAATTTAAGTGAACGTCCCCAACAATATCAATCATGTAATCGTATACCGTGTCCAGTATATTGGAAATATGGTAATTGGTCACAA TGCTCAACAACATGTGGTGAAGGCTTTATGACACGAGAATTTTATTGTCCTGTATTAGTTGGTGAACCATTGTTCACATGCGGATCCTTTCCAATACAACAACGACGTACATGTACCATTGCATCGAAACATAATCCAATATGCCGtaaaagtttaatgaaaaaacgAAAGAATTGTCACGGTGATATGTCAAAATATTGTCAATTGTCGGAGTTGTTATCACATTATTGTGTGATACCAAGTTTTCATAATGCATGTTGTCAATCATGTACGTCGAAAAACGATTTACCcgaatga
- the LOC123305850 gene encoding uncharacterized protein LOC123305850 gives MCQNSKQSLIILIVVSTIYLTSSSGQLLTIKEHRTPGATQRINDLWCYQCDTMEDGERCVDLTGNHSSFMKKCDNEKRICMVKRFSHTMSTENSTSVLRMWSLERNCTKHCEAGCIVIGERTKLHACTSCCEQSFCNTGNGGAASNLINNQFYINYHLLIIFVAICGPILS, from the exons atgtgccaaaattcaaaacaatcacttataattttaattgttgtaTCAACCATTTATCTCACATCATCTTCAG ggcaattattaacaataaaagaGCATCGTACACCAGGTGCCACACAACGTATCAATGATTTATGGTGTTATCAATGCGATACAATGGAAGATGGAGAACGTTGTGTTGATTTAACGGGGAATCATTCATCATTCATGAAGAAATGTGATAATGAGAAACGTATCTGTATGGTAAAACGTTTCTCGCATACAATGTCAACAGAGAATTCAACGTCCGTATTACGTATGTGGTCATTAGAACGTAATTGTACAAAACATTGTGAAGCTGGTTGCATAGTAATTGGTGAACGTACAAAGTTACACGCTTGCACTTCATGCTGTGAACAATCATTCTGTAATACGGGCAACGGTGGTGCAGCAtccaatttaattaacaatcaattttatattaattatcatttattaattatatttgttgctATCTGTGGTCCAATTTTATCATAG